From a region of the Bacteroidota bacterium genome:
- a CDS encoding peptide chain release factor-like protein gives MPRRPIPETDDALLAECDVETFRSGGPGGQHANKVESAVRLRHRPSGETVTRRDTRSQHRNKTLALSELRRRLEKLNQPRKRRVKTKPTAASKRRRLEAKRRRSEKKKHRRPPRRDEIHRVQIIWYPSQPL, from the coding sequence ATGCCTCGCCGTCCGATCCCGGAGACCGACGACGCCCTCCTCGCCGAGTGCGACGTGGAGACGTTCCGCTCCGGCGGGCCGGGCGGGCAGCACGCCAACAAGGTCGAGAGCGCGGTCCGGCTCCGCCACCGGCCGAGCGGCGAGACCGTCACGCGGCGCGACACGCGCAGCCAGCACCGCAACAAGACCCTCGCCCTCAGCGAACTGCGCCGCCGCCTCGAAAAGCTGAACCAGCCCCGGAAGCGCCGCGTGAAGACCAAGCCGACCGCCGCCTCGAAGCGCCGCCGCCTGGAGGCCAAGCGCCGGCGGTCCGAGAAGAAGAAGCACCGCCGCCCGCCCCGCCGCGACGAGATACACCGGGTTCAGATAATCTGGTATCCGTCTCAACCGCTGTAG